CCCCTATAGCTGATTCTTGTCCCTTATAGCCCCCATAGCTTCTCTGTAGCTCCCACGGATCCCAAAGCAGCGCCTTGTCGTCTGTAGTCCCCTATAGCCCTCATAGCTGCTTCTCATCCCCTATAACCCCTacagctgccctgcagctcctATGGCCCCATAGCTACTTCTTGTACCCTATAGCCCCCATAGCTGCTCAGCAGTCCCTATGGATCCCACAGCCCCCATAGTTGCTCCTTGTCCCCTATATTCCCCTATAGCCCCTATAGTTGCTTCTCAGCCCCTATAGATGCTCTGCAGCCCATACAGCTCCACGGATCCCAAACCAGCTCCTTGTCCCCTATAGCGCCCTATAGTTCCctacagctgctctgcagccgcTATAGCCTCCAAACTTGCTCTTTGACCCCTGTAGCCCCTATAGCTTCTTCTTGTCCCCTACAGCCCCCGTAGGTGCTCCTCATGGCATATAGCCCCTAcacctgctctgcagcccccataccccctcagccccattacaccccccccccataacctcCAGCACTACAGCCCCATAGCCCAAATAGCTCCTATAGCCCCTATATTACCCATAGTCCCCAGAGATGCCGTGGCCCCTATAGTCCCCATAGCCCCCATGTCCACATAGGTCCCATGGTCCCTTAACCCCCACAACCACTACAGCCCCCTTAacccctatagcccccatagATCCTATAGCCCCTAAGCCCTATAGCCCCTAAAGTCTCTATAGCCCCCATAAGCCCTATGTCCTCTATACACCCCATAGCCCCTATAGCCCCAATAACCCCTATATCTCCCATAGCTCCTATAGACCCCATAGCCCTCATAGCCCCCATAACCCCAGAGATTCTATAGCCTCCATAGCCTCTATAGCCCCCATAGATCCTATAGCCCCCCTAAGCCCTATAGCCCCTATAGACTCTATAGCTCCCATAACCCCTATAGCTCCCATAGCTCCTATAGACCCCATAGCCTTcataacccccataaccccatagaTCCTACAGCCCCTATAGACCCCATAGACCCTATAGCCCTCATAGCCCCCATAGATCCTATAGCCCCCATGGCCCTCAtagcccctatagccccccatagccccactatagcccccatagccccccatagcccccctgtaacccccatagcccctatagcccctatagcccccatagTCCCCTATAGATCCTACAtcccccatagcccccatagcccccatagATCGTATAGCTCCTatagcccccaaagcccctatacccccaaagcccctatagccccccagccccctatagcTCCTATAGCCCCCCTATAGCTCCTATAGCCCCCtagcccctatagcccccatagCCCCTATAGCCCTCATAGCCCTCATAGCCCCCATAGATCCTATAGCCCCCATGGCCCTCAtagcccctatagcccccctagcccccctatagccccccatagcccccctgtagcccccatagcccctaaagcccccatagccccctaTAGATCCTAcaccccccatagcccccatagcccccatagccccctaTAGATCCTatagcccccatagcccccgtagccccctatagcccccctatagcccctataccccccccagccccgcccccgcgccccccccccccccccaccgccctcCCCCGGGcgggccgcgcatgcgcgcagcgcccagcccagcccggcgGCCGCGTCCCCGGCAGGTaccgggggagcggggcggggggggggggggatgggggggcaccaccgggcccggcccggcccggcccgatCGCAAccggggaggggagaggggggcggggggaggggagggcacggcccggccccggccccgcagcccccgtgcGGTGCCCAGCGCCCGGCCCGGTACCGGCCCGGTTCCTTCCcagccccggcccggggccgTCTGCGGCCCGGTTCCAGCCCCATCCGCATCccgaccccatccccatcccgtcccagccccatccccatccccatccccatcccgtcccatccccatccccatcccagccccatcccagccccatcccatccccatcccatcccagccccatcccagccccatcccatcccagccccatcccagccccatcccagccccatcccatccccatcccatcccaatcccatcccatcccatccccatcccatcccatccccatcccatccccatccccatcccatcccaatcccatcccatcccatcccatcccatccccatcccaatcccatccccatccccatcccatccccatccccatccccatccccatccccatcccatccccatcccagccccatccccagccccatccccatccccatcccaatcccatcccagccccatcccaatTCCTTCCTAACCCCATCCCCGCCCCGTCcgcatcccatccccatcccaatctGCCCCCCAATTCCATCCCCGTCCCAATCCCATCCTAACCCCATCCCAATTCCATCCAAatcccaaccccatccccgtcccttactcatcccatccccaccccagttccatcccatccccatcccatccccatctctatcccatccccatccccaccccaatcccatcccaatcccatcccaatcccatccctatcccatccccaccccaatcccttccccacccccatcccatccccatcccaattccacccccatccccaccctaattccatcccatccccatcccatccctgttcctgtccccatcccatccccatctcaattccaccccatccccatcccatcctatcccCACCCCAATTCCGTCCCCATCCCAATTCCATCTACATcccaaccccatcccatccccatctgCATCCCAATTCCACCCCATCCcaacccctcccctccccatcccatcccaattccatccccatcccatccccatcccaattccaccccatccccatcctaattccatcccgtccccatccccatcccatccctgttcctgtccccatcccattcccatcccaATTCCATCCTCATCCCAATTcaaccccatcccatccccaatCCCACCCCAATTCCCTCCCAATCTCATCCCATCCCCACTCCCACCCCAattctctccccatcccatccccatccccatcccatcccaatcccaatccaTCCCCAtctcatccccatcccatccccatccccaaccccaccccaatcccatcccatcccatcccaatcccaatcctatcccatcccatctgccatcccaatcccatccccatcccaaccccaatcccatcccatccaatcccatcccatccaatcccatccccatccccatccccatcatcTCATCCCATCTcaccccaatcccatcccatcccatccttaatcccaatcccaattccatcctcatccccatccccatctcaccccaatcccatcccatcccaatcccaatcctatcccatccccatcccaacccCAATCCCAaccccaatcccatccccatcccatcccatctcaTCCCATCTcaccccaatcccatcccatcccatcctcaatcccaatcccaatcctatccccatccccatccccatccccatccccatcctcaccccaatcccaatcccaatcccaatcccatcctcaatccccccccaccccaatcccacaCCCCACAGGGgtgccccctctccccccccccccaaatcccctttatCCCCACCTGGGGCGGGTGCCCGGACCCCCGaggtcccagccccatccccccTCCcgttctttccccccccccaggccgtCGCCATGACCAAGGAGCGCGGGGGGACCCCCCGGCGGGGGGCGCAGCCGcccgacccccccagccccgtggtgGAGCGACGCAAGAAGCCGGTGGTGcaccccgcggcccccgccccgctgcccaAGGACTAcggtgagcccccccccgaccccgctgcgcccccggccccgctgggccccccggccccgctgagcccccccatcccgctgagccccccccccccccagcccggcacGGGGCACCCCCGCCCCTCGTCCCCATCacgaagggggggggggagattcGCCCCCCCCATATGGGGTACCCCACATGGGTTATGGGGTatggggctgaggggggacgcggggccatgtgggggggcacagggacccccTGGGCACAGGGGACCCCCCTGGAATGCTGGGGGACCTGAAGGGGGGGGATTCTCTGATGGCTGCTATGGGGTTGTGCACACTGGGGTGTCCCCTGTGCACCTTGTGGAACGACCCCCATGgggaccaccccccccccccaaataggGATTCCCCCCCACGGGGACAGAGACCCCTTCCATGGCAAAGGACCCTCATGGGGGGGGTGGTTAGAGGCACCCAGGGGGATTCTCCGATGGCTGCTACGGGGTTGTGCGCCGTGGGGGTGTCCCCCCGTGGGGGTGTCCCCCACACTCTTTGgggtcctcccccccccgccccccccccaccttgggGACAGTCCCCAtaccctgggggtccctggggacccGCTCAGCACTGACGGGGGGttgccctgggcagcccgggCACCCCCAGCGTGGAGATTCTCTGATGGCTGATACGGGGTTGTGCATCGCGGGGtgcccctccccccaccctcccatATTGTgggtgtgtgtcccccccccccaatattgtgccccccccccccccccccccagccttcaCCTTCTTCGACCCCAACGACGCGGCGTGCCGGGAGATCCTGCTGGACCCGCGCACCACGGTGCCGCAGCTCTTCGCCATCCTGCGCCAGTGggtgccccaggtgcagcacaACGTCGACGTCATCGGCAACGAggtgggggtcccagggggcgggggggggggatcagggggttatggggggaggcagggggttatggggtcagggtgctggggggcagggtgctgggggaggtagggtgctggggggggggggttagggtgctggggggatcAGGGTGCTATGGGGGGGCAGGGTGTTCTGGGGGCAGGGTGTTATGGGGGGGCAGGGTGTTATGGgggggcagggtgctgggggggcagggtgctgggggggttaGGGTGCTGGGGGATGCAGGGTGTTATGGGGGGGTCAGGTTGTTATGGGGGGTtcagggtgctgggaggggggtcagggcgctgggggggttagggtgctgggggggtcagggtgctgggggggcagggggttatggggggcagggggttatgggggggtcaGGGTGCTCTGTGgggggcagggtgctggggggtcaGGGTGTTATGGGGGTTCAGGGTGCTATGGGGGGCAGGGTGCTATGGGGTGTGACTAGGGGGGTAACTGGTGTGACTGGGGGTAACTGGTGTGACTGGGGGGTAACTGGAGTGACTGGGGCGGGTAACTGGTGTGACTGGGGGTAACTGGTGTGACTGGGGGGGTAACTGGTGTGACGGGGGGTTAACTGATGTGACTGGGGGTAACTGGTGTGACGGGGGGTTAACTGATGTGACTGGGGGTAACTGGTGTGCCCGGGCAGATCCTGCGCCGCGGCTGCCACGTGAACGACCGCGACGGGCTGACGGACATGACGCTGCTGCACTACGCCTGCAAGGCGGGCGCCCACGGCGTGGGTgggtgggggcgcggggggtgggggggggacgcgggggggacacggggagggggcggggggggggggggcgcccacGGTTCAGCCCCTCGGCGGTCCCCGTtgtccccgtgccacccagCTCCGCGGTGTGTCCCCCCATCTCTTATCCCCGCTTCCaccgtccccgtgtccctgtcccggGGTCCccatcccggtgtccccatgtccccgtcctGGAGACCCTGTCCTggtgccccgtgtccccatcccagtgtccccatgtccccgtcccggtgtccccatgtccccatctcgatgccccatgtccccatcccaatgccccacgtccccatcctggtgccccatgtccctgtcccggTGTCCTCATGTCCCCATCTGAATGTTCCCGTCCTGGTGTCCtcatgtccccatcccagcaccCCAAGTCCCCATCCTGgtaccccatgtccccatcccagtgtccccatgtccccagcctggtgtccccatccccccatccccgtgtccctctcccagtgtccccatgtccccatccaggtgtccccatgtccccatcccagtgtTCCCATGTCCCCGGCCCGGtgttcccatgtccccatgtccctgtcccggtgtccccatgtccccatcccagtgtccccatcccagtgtccccatgtccccatctcgatgccccatgtccccatcctgttgccccatgtccctgtcccagtgtcctcatgtccccatccccatgtccctgtcccagtgcccccatgtccctgtcccagtgtccccatgtcaccatcccggtgtccccatgtccccatcctggtgttcccatgtccccatgtccctgtcccagtgtccccatgtcaccatcctggtgtccccatgtccccatcctggtgttcccatgtccccatgtccccatcccagtgtccccatgtccccatcccggtgtccccatgtccccagcccggtgtccccatgtccccgtcccggtgtccccgtccccacgcccggtgtccccacgtccccatcccggtgtccccacgtccccatcccggTGTGCCCATGTCCCCGTtccggtgtccccatgtccctgtcccggtgtccccacgtccccatcccggtgtccccatgtccccgtccccgtgtccccatgtccccagcccggtgtccccatgtccctgtcccggtgtccccgtccccacgcccggtgtccccacgtccccatcctggtgtccccatgtccccatcccggtgtccccatgtccccatcccggtgtcccggtgtccccatgtccccatcccggtgtccccatgtccccgtcccggtgtccccgtccccacgcccggtgtccccacgtccctatcccggtgtccccatgtccccatcccggtgtccccatgtccccgtcccggtgtccccgtccccacgcccggtgtccccacgtccccatcccggtgtccccatgtccccgtccccgtgtccccgtccccacgcccggtgtccccgtgccgCAGGGGACCCGGCGGCGGCCGTGCGCCTCTCGACGCGGCTGCTGGCGCTGGGGGGGGACGTGACGCTGCGCAGCCGCTGGACCCACATGAACGCCCTGCACTACGCCGCCTACTTCGACGTCCCCGAGCTCATCCGCACCCTGCtgcgcgccgccgcccccgaggtgcgcccccccccctccgcgggggatggggacgggatgggggtCCCGGTCCCCTAGGGAAGGACattggggtccccagggggaaAGACGGTGGGGTCCCCTGGCCATAAGACAGTGGGGTCTGCTGGGGAAGGAGtttggggtcccttgggtgTAGGACAACTGGGGTCCCCTGGGGGAAGGATGTTGGGGTCCCTTGGGTGTAGGACACTGGGGTCCCCAGGGGAAGGACGGTGGGGTCCCCTGGCTATAGGACAGTGGGGTCTGCTGGGgaaggattttggggtcccttgggtgTAGGACACCAGGGTCTCCTGGGGGAAGGACATTGGGGTCTTCTGGGGAAGAACATTGGGGTCCCCTGGAGTGTAGGACACTGGGGTTCCCTAGGGGAAGGACATTGGGGTCTTCTGGGGAAGGATGTTGGTGTCCCTGGCCATACAACAATGGGGTCCCTTGGAGGAAGGGCATTGGGGTCCCCTGGCCGTAGGGCACAGGGATCACAAGGGGAGGGACACTGGGGTCTTTTGGGGAATGATGTTGGGGTCTCCCTGCGGAAGGACATTGGGGTCCCCTGGGGAAGGACATCGGGGTCTCCAGGGGGAGGACATTGGGGTCTCCAGGGGGAGGGATGTTGGGGTCCCTTGGAGTGTAGGACACTGGGATCCCCAGAGAGAAGGACATTGGGGTCCCCTGCAGAGAGCTACTGGGGTCTCATGGCCACAGGACATGGGGCTCCCCAGAGGGAGGACACCAGAGTCCCCTCAGAGcaaggttttggggtcccctgggaGGACGGGGCGCGGGGGTCCCGTGGGCCGTGCCTCATTTCCCGACCCCCGCAGTGCTGCACTCGACCTGCAGCGACTTCAGCCACGGCACGGCGCTGCACATCGCCGCCTCCAACCTGTGCCTGGGCGCCGTGCGCTGCCTGCTGGAGCACGGCGCCGACCCGGCCCTGCGGGTAccgggcacggggcgggggctgcggggggccggggggcgccgggggggcctTACGGGGTGGTTGGGGTATGGAGGtgtttgggggtgctggggggttgggggcggtAAGGGGATATGGAGGtgtttgggggtgctggggggttgggggcggtAAGGGGATATGGAGGtgtttgggggtgctggggggattgggggcaTTAGGGGGATATGGAGGtgtttgggggtgctggggggattgggggtaTTTAGGGGGATTGGGGGCAGTAAGGGGATATGGAGGTGTTTGGGGGTGCTGAAGGGATTGGGGTGTATTGGGGCATTAAAGGATATTGGGGGGCACTGGCTGTTTTGAGGTGTTTTGGGGGTGCTGGTAGGATTGGGATGTATCGGGGGCATTAAAGGATAATGGGGGAATTGGAGATattggggtgtttgggggtgctggtgggatTGGGGCATTAAGGGGTGTTGGGGGCATAGGGGATATGGAGGGCtttgggggtactggggggattgggggtaTTAAGTGGTAttggggggtatttggggtaTTGAAGTGTTTTGGGGGCGCTGAAGGATTGGGAAGGATTGAGGGCGTTAAGGGATGTTGGAGGTATGTAGGCGtttgggggcgctggggggactgggggcaaTAAGGGGAATCGGGGTGTATTTGGGGCattggggggtattggggaTATTGAGGtgtttgggggtgctggggggatggggggcatTAAGGGGCATTGGGGGGTATTTGGGAATTTGAGGTGTTTGGGGTGCTGGAGGGTTTGGGAGGGATTGGGGACGTTGAGGGAATTGGGGCACCGAGGGTATGCGGACATGGGGGATattgggggtgttggggggtatttggggtaTTTGTGGGTGTTGGAAGTAGTGGGATATTTGGGGTATTGGGGATACTGAGGGGTATCGGGACATGGGGATATCGAGGGGTATTTGGGGCATTTATTGGGTATTGGAAGTACCAGGGGCATTGGGGGACTGGGAGGCTTTGGGGGTTAATGGGGATACTGGGGAGTCTGGGGTATGGAGGGGTATTGCTGGGTATGGAGGCAGTGGGgtactgggagtactgggagcGACTGGGTGTACTGGGAGGACCGGGGAGTACTGGGGTTATTGTGGGCATGGGGATACCGAGGGGTATTGGGGATATTGAGATtactgggggctttgggggggggaaatggggtatTGGGGGGCTCAGAGGttttgggggcactgggggcactggggctTTTGGGAGCATTGGGGTATTGaggggcgctgggagggggtTGGAAGTACTGGGTCactgggggcaccgggaggggtTGAGGGGTGTGGGGAAGGATTTGGGGTGTTGGGGGTACTGGGGTCACTGGGCATTGGGGTATCGGGGTactgaggggttttgggggtgtttgggggtgctgggggtatTGGGGTGATGTGGTGTTGGAGGTATtgaggggcactggggggggttggaaatactgggacactggggggacCGGGAGGGGTTGAGGGGTGTGGGGAAGGATTTGGGGCGTTGGGGGTACGGGGGGTACTGGGGGTGTTAAGGGCACTGGGGGCATTGGGGTATTGGGGTACTGAGGGGGTTTAGGGGtgtttgggggtgctggggctaTTGGGATTTGGAGGGATTGAGGGGTatgggggggcaattggggtGCCAGATATTGGGGTGCTGAGGGCTGTGGGAAGTCTTGGGATgttggggggcattggggtaCCAgcgggggcttggggggggggggggctttagGGCATTGGGATATTGAGGGGAACCGGGAGCATCGCCCTGGGGTTCCCAGGAGGAACGGGGCTACTGGGATTTAGGGGGGCTCTCAGCGGTGCCGtgggggggcccggccgcgccgTTTAGGACCCTCCCCGTTGTGCGGcgtccccgtcccgtcccgtgtccccccccccccgcagaacAGCAAAGGGCAGGTGGCGGCGGAGGTGGTGCCGGACCCCACGGACATGGCCCTGGACAAGGCGGAGGCGGCGCTGGCGGCGCGGGAGctgcggcggctgctgctggacGCGGTGCCgctgagctgcagcctgccccgCGTCACCCTGCCCAACTACGACAACCTGCCCGGGAACCTCATGCTGCTCTGCCTCGGGCTGCAGCTGGGCGACCGCGTGCGCATCGAGGGCGGCAAGGTGCGGCGGGGGGGATATGGGCACcgggggttatggggacggcgggatatggggacaggggatggggggacaggggacggcTGCTCTGCGTGGGGATGTGGGTGTGGtacgggggggttggggggaaaaaagcagggttttggggtgaacggatgggttttggggtgaacggatgggttttggggtgaatggaaaggttttggggtgaatggaggggttttggggtgcacagtggggtttggggtgcgtatgggtgctgggggacccagggggcagcagcacccatggTGGGTGTAACCGGTGCTTGTGCGACCTTGTGCTGCTCTGCGTGGGGATGTGGGCATGGcatggggggttttggggtgaatggaagggttttggggtgagtggaggggttttggggtgcacaatggggtttggggtgcgtatgggtgctgggggacccAGGGGCAAACAGCACCCATGGTGGGTGCAAACAGTGCTTGTGCGACCTCGTGCTGCTCTGCGTGGGGATGTGGGCATGGtacgggggggttggggggaaaaaagcagggttttggggtgaatggatggattttggggtgaatggaaaggttttggggtgaatggaggggttttggggtgcacaatggggtttggggtgcgcatgggtgctgggggacccagggggcagcagcacccatgcTTGGTGCAACCACTGCCTGTGCAACCTCGTGCTGTTGTGTGTGGGGTTGTgggcatggggtggggggatttggggggcaaaatggggttttggggtgaatgGACGGATTTGGGGGTGAATGGactggttttggggtgaatggaggggttttggggtgaatggaagggttttgggggtcaATGGGTGAGTTTTGTGTTGAATTGAATGATTTGGGGGTGAACggatgggttttggggtgaacggaggggttttggggtgaatgaaggggttttggggtgaacggatgggttttggggtgaatggaggggttttggggtgaatggagggggtttggggcaaGAAGAGGATTATTGGGGCCCTCAACGGCTCCTGAGGGTACCCACGGCTGCTGGGGGTCCCGGCGCACCGCCCCCACCGGgaccctcctgctgctccccggtgtgtgtgtgggggggctgctccccatcATGgagggggaacgggggggggggggggggggggctttcaggggcacccatgggtgctgccccctccccccccgcagGTGGGGACCCTGCGCTTCTGCGGCACCACGGCCTTCGCCAGCGGGCAGTGGGCGGGGGTGGAGCTGGACGAGCCCGAGGGCAAGAACGACGGCAGCGTCGGGGGGTGCGCTACTTCATC
The nucleotide sequence above comes from Anser cygnoides isolate HZ-2024a breed goose chromosome 29, Taihu_goose_T2T_genome, whole genome shotgun sequence. Encoded proteins:
- the CLIP3 gene encoding LOW QUALITY PROTEIN: CAP-Gly domain-containing linker protein 3 (The sequence of the model RefSeq protein was modified relative to this genomic sequence to represent the inferred CDS: inserted 3 bases in 3 codons; substituted 1 base at 1 genomic stop codon) codes for the protein MRAAPSPARRPRPRQAVAMTKERGGTPRRGAQPPDPPSPVVERRKKPVVHPAAPAPLPKDYAFTFFDPNDAACREILLDPRTTVPQLFAILRQWVPQVQHNVDVIGNEILRRGCHVNDRDGLTDMTLLHYACKAGAHGVGDPAAAVRLSTRLLALGGDVTLRSRWTHMNALHYAAYFDVPELIRTLLRAAAPEVLHSTCSDFSHGTALHIAASNLCLGAVRCLLEHGADPALRNSKGQVAAEVVPDPTDMALDKAEAALAARELRRLLLDAVPLSCSLPRVTLPNYDNLPGNLMLLCLGLQLGDRVRIEGGKVGTLRFCGTTAFASGQWAGVELDEPEGKNDGSVGGXRYFICPPSRVRGVFASVSKISKAEEQPPAPSPRSPRAPSPRGRGMGRRGQRGARACPAXPRPRSPRKRGGAWLDREGRRVAPGDAVLVAGQRPGRARFYGRTDFAPGYWFGVELDTAGGKHDGSVFGVRYFSCPPXHGVFAPXSRVQRVGGPKEEPGDGPEKKAQQVTVSQPKRNFPAVRTPKDIASESSFSRLLFCCWFPWMLRAEMQS